A single Thermosynechococcus vestitus BP-1 DNA region contains:
- a CDS encoding glycosyltransferase family 2 protein yields the protein MVRVCACLIVKNEAAHLARCLGSVQPWVDDIVVVDTGSTDETPAIARQFTERLFTFPWQDDFAAARNYSLEQATGDWILVIDADEVLVTLQEPPVPLGQQLAGSPFTAYQLLRREIGTGEQFSDFAIVRLFRNLPTLRYQGRFHEQLVSTAAAPLTIGTLETLRIDHYGYQPAQIQAKMRDRNIPILERIRASEGLPLHLLFALADMYQAVNNPVEAENCYQELFDRLLPHLLSGQLPENAPGALPEILNQLGRRLLATGDHDTLQLLCQQGLAWFPTYPPLNDLAGRWLMTLGFPLGATAYFEYCLELGRTNGYSKQMIFPLGYVREIAAEQLGRAYEALGDRERAAAAFAQAAALRQGKAHPQ from the coding sequence ATGGTGCGGGTTTGTGCCTGTCTGATTGTGAAAAATGAAGCTGCCCATTTGGCACGCTGTCTGGGCAGTGTTCAGCCCTGGGTAGATGACATTGTTGTTGTTGACACTGGCTCCACAGATGAGACGCCGGCGATCGCTCGCCAGTTTACGGAGCGCCTCTTTACCTTTCCTTGGCAGGATGATTTTGCCGCCGCTCGCAATTACTCCCTAGAACAGGCGACGGGCGATTGGATTTTAGTGATAGATGCCGATGAGGTGCTCGTGACATTGCAGGAGCCGCCGGTGCCCCTGGGCCAACAACTGGCGGGCAGTCCCTTCACTGCCTACCAACTCCTACGGCGGGAAATCGGCACGGGGGAGCAATTTTCCGACTTTGCCATTGTGCGGCTCTTTCGCAATCTGCCGACGCTGCGCTATCAGGGGCGCTTCCATGAACAGTTGGTTTCCACAGCCGCAGCACCCCTGACCATTGGTACTCTGGAAACGCTGCGCATCGATCACTATGGCTATCAACCCGCCCAAATTCAAGCCAAGATGCGCGATCGCAACATCCCGATTTTGGAGCGCATCCGTGCCAGCGAAGGTCTGCCTTTGCATCTCCTCTTTGCCTTGGCAGATATGTACCAGGCGGTGAATAATCCCGTTGAAGCGGAGAACTGCTACCAGGAACTCTTTGACCGCCTGCTGCCCCACCTCCTCAGCGGCCAACTGCCTGAGAATGCCCCCGGTGCCCTGCCGGAAATCCTCAATCAACTGGGACGGCGCCTCTTGGCCACAGGGGATCACGATACCTTGCAACTCCTGTGTCAGCAAGGTTTGGCTTGGTTTCCCACCTATCCTCCCCTCAATGATTTGGCTGGTCGCTGGCTGATGACCTTGGGATTTCCTTTGGGGGCAACGGCCTACTTTGAGTATTGCCTTGAACTGGGGCGCACCAATGGCTACAGCAAACAGATGATTTTTCCTTTGGGTTATGTGCGCGAAATTGCTGCGGAACAATTGGGGCGTGCCTATGAAGCCCTGGGCGATCGCGAGCGGGCGGCGGCGGCCTTTGCCCAAGCAGCAGCCTTGCGCCAAGGGAAGGCGCATCCTCAATAA
- a CDS encoding MotA/TolQ/ExbB proton channel family protein, translating to MNIAEIFNRGGLAMWPLLILSILTLGTIFERLWFWGMVLRGETKLAEQILDAARHDWQEALELAANACDQPIGRFLYTPLQLIDTNPEIFRLALEAAADEELSAMRRGEKVLEATITMAPLLGLLGTVLGLISALSSIRLGDIGTPATLGVGLGISEALISTASGLVIAIIALAFQRLFQAFLLQQAQIFRRTGNELELTYRQAWLEQRIKGEAEKTLF from the coding sequence GTGAATATCGCTGAAATTTTTAACCGTGGTGGCCTGGCCATGTGGCCACTACTGATCCTCTCGATCTTGACCTTAGGCACCATTTTTGAGCGGCTTTGGTTTTGGGGCATGGTTCTCCGAGGAGAAACCAAACTGGCAGAGCAAATTCTGGATGCCGCTCGCCACGATTGGCAAGAAGCGCTTGAGCTAGCAGCCAATGCCTGTGATCAACCCATTGGGCGCTTCCTCTACACTCCTTTACAACTGATTGACACCAACCCAGAAATCTTTCGCTTGGCTCTAGAGGCTGCGGCTGATGAGGAACTGAGTGCCATGCGGCGAGGCGAAAAGGTCCTAGAGGCAACGATTACAATGGCACCTCTCCTGGGTTTGTTGGGAACGGTGCTCGGTCTAATTAGTGCCCTCAGTTCTATTCGCTTGGGAGATATTGGCACACCCGCAACCCTGGGCGTGGGTCTGGGCATTAGTGAGGCCTTAATTAGTACCGCATCTGGCTTGGTGATCGCGATTATTGCCCTTGCCTTTCAGCGGCTCTTTCAAGCTTTTCTCTTGCAGCAGGCACAAATTTTTCGTCGCACTGGCAATGAATTAGAACTCACCTATCGCCAAGCATGGCTTGAGCAGCGGATCAAAGGGGAAGCCGAAAAAACCTTGTTCTAA
- a CDS encoding sigma-70 family RNA polymerase sigma factor: MSVSLSLSAATASTAIVTQSPVNDPDRPLIEQCLAGHPKGFRELYQRHQQRVRSLLFQLCGAVALDDLVQEVFLRAWKGLKGLKHEAKFSTWLYRIAWNVACDYRRQLATRKSRHQQYLDQQQPFTTAPDLRQLHYEDLVQRGLATLPLEYRSILVMHDLQGLPQKEIAEILNIPVGTVKSRLFRARGSLRTFFTEAGVSL, encoded by the coding sequence ATGAGTGTATCTTTATCCCTATCAGCGGCAACCGCATCAACGGCTATCGTCACCCAATCCCCAGTGAACGATCCCGATCGCCCCCTGATTGAGCAGTGCCTTGCCGGGCATCCCAAGGGCTTTCGGGAGCTGTATCAACGCCATCAGCAACGGGTGCGATCGCTCCTCTTTCAACTGTGCGGCGCGGTTGCCCTTGATGATTTGGTGCAGGAGGTTTTCCTGCGGGCATGGAAAGGGCTAAAGGGTCTCAAACACGAGGCCAAGTTTTCCACATGGCTCTATCGCATTGCCTGGAATGTGGCGTGTGACTATCGCCGCCAACTGGCAACGCGTAAATCCCGACATCAGCAATACCTTGACCAACAGCAGCCATTCACCACTGCACCTGATCTGCGGCAATTGCACTATGAAGATTTGGTACAGCGAGGGTTGGCGACATTGCCCCTAGAGTATCGCAGCATTTTGGTCATGCACGATCTCCAGGGCTTACCCCAAAAAGAAATTGCTGAAATTCTGAACATTCCAGTGGGTACTGTAAAATCCCGCCTCTTTCGCGCCCGTGGTAGCTTGCGGACGTTCTTTACTGAAGCCGGAGTCAGCCTATGA
- the ltrA gene encoding group II intron reverse transcriptase/maturase, whose translation MPPCYPTMTVDQTTGAVTNQTETSWHSINWTKANREVKRLQVRIAKAVKEGRWGKVKALQWLLTHSFYGKALAVKRVTDNSGSRTPGVDGITWSTQEQKTQAIKSLRRRGYKPQPLRRVYIPKANGKQRPLGIPTMKDRAMQALYALALEPVAETTADRNSYGFRRGRCTADAAGQCFLALAKAKSAEHVLDADISGCFDNISHEWLLANTPLDKGILRKWLKSGFVWKQQLFPTHAGTPQGGVISPVLANITLDGMEELLAKHLRGQKVNLIRYADDFVVTGKDEETLEKARNLIQEFLKERGLTLSPEKTKIVHIEEGFDFLGWNIRKYNGVLLIKPAKKNVKAFLKKIRDTLRELRTATQEIVIDTLNPIIRGWANYHKGQVSKETFNRVDFATWHKLWRWARRRHPNKPAQWVKDKYFIKNGSRDWVFGMVMKDKNGELRTKRLIKTSDTRIQRHVKIKADANPFLPEWAEYFEKRKKLKKAPAQYRRIRRELWKKQGGICPVCGGEIEQDMLTDIHHILPKHKGGSDDLDNLVLIHANCHKQVHSRDGQHSRSLLKEGL comes from the coding sequence ATGCCCCCCTGCTACCCGACAATGACGGTGGACCAAACCACTGGTGCGGTCACCAACCAAACGGAAACAAGCTGGCACAGCATAAACTGGACCAAAGCCAACCGTGAGGTAAAGAGGCTGCAAGTGCGTATCGCAAAGGCTGTGAAGGAAGGACGCTGGGGCAAAGTGAAAGCTTTGCAATGGCTCCTGACCCACTCGTTCTACGGCAAAGCCCTCGCCGTGAAACGGGTAACTGACAACTCAGGCAGTAGAACACCTGGTGTGGACGGGATAACCTGGTCCACACAAGAGCAGAAAACCCAAGCCATAAAGTCCCTCAGGAGAAGAGGCTATAAACCCCAACCCCTGAGGCGGGTATACATCCCGAAAGCAAACGGCAAACAGCGCCCGCTAGGAATCCCGACAATGAAGGACAGGGCAATGCAGGCACTATATGCCCTAGCCCTAGAACCAGTCGCGGAAACCACAGCGGACCGGAACTCCTATGGGTTCCGCCGAGGGCGATGTACGGCAGATGCGGCAGGACAATGCTTCCTTGCTCTGGCAAAAGCCAAGTCGGCTGAACACGTCCTTGACGCTGACATATCCGGATGCTTTGATAACATCAGCCATGAGTGGCTACTAGCCAACACTCCACTGGACAAAGGGATCTTACGGAAATGGCTTAAATCTGGGTTCGTCTGGAAACAGCAACTCTTCCCCACCCATGCTGGGACACCTCAGGGAGGGGTAATCTCCCCAGTTCTTGCCAATATAACCCTAGATGGGATGGAAGAACTGTTGGCCAAACACCTCAGAGGTCAAAAAGTCAACCTCATCCGATATGCTGACGATTTTGTCGTGACGGGAAAAGATGAGGAAACCCTGGAGAAAGCCAGAAACCTAATCCAGGAGTTCCTAAAAGAACGGGGCTTGACCCTGTCCCCCGAGAAGACAAAAATCGTCCATATTGAGGAAGGCTTCGACTTTCTCGGATGGAACATTCGCAAGTACAACGGGGTTCTTCTCATCAAACCCGCGAAGAAGAACGTGAAAGCGTTCCTCAAGAAAATCCGAGACACTCTAAGGGAACTTAGGACAGCAACCCAGGAAATCGTGATAGACACACTCAACCCAATCATTAGAGGTTGGGCCAACTATCACAAAGGACAAGTCTCTAAGGAAACCTTCAACCGAGTGGACTTCGCCACCTGGCACAAATTGTGGCGATGGGCAAGGCGCCGGCACCCAAACAAACCTGCCCAATGGGTGAAGGACAAATACTTCATCAAAAACGGAAGCAGAGACTGGGTGTTCGGTATGGTGATGAAAGACAAGAACGGGGAACTGAGGACCAAACGCCTAATCAAAACCTCTGACACCCGAATCCAACGCCACGTCAAAATCAAGGCAGACGCCAATCCGTTTCTCCCAGAGTGGGCAGAATACTTTGAGAAACGCAAGAAACTCAAAAAAGCCCCTGCTCAATATCGGCGCATCCGCCGAGAACTATGGAAGAAACAGGGTGGTATCTGTCCAGTATGCGGGGGTGAAATTGAGCAAGACATGCTCACTGACATCCACCACATATTGCCCAAACACAAGGGTGGTTCTGACGACCTGGATAATCTTGTCTTAATCCACGCCAACTGCCACAAACAGGTGCACAGCCGAGATGGTCAGCACAGCCGGTCCCTCTTGAAAGAGGGGCTTTGA
- a CDS encoding ATP-dependent Clp protease ATP-binding subunit has protein sequence MFERFTEKAIKVIMLAQEEARRLGHNFVGTEQILLGLIGEGTGVAAKVLRSMGVNLKDARIEVEKIIGRGSGFVAVEIPFTPRAKRVLELSLEEARQLGHNYIGTEHLLLGLIREGEGVAARVLENLGVDLSKVRTQVIRMLGETAEVTAGASQGRTKTPTLDEFGVNLTQLAIEGKLDPVVGRQKEIERVIQILGRRTKNNPVLIGEPGVGKTAIAEGLAQRIANKDVPDILEDKRVVTLDIGLLVAGTKYRGEFEERLKKIMDEIRQAGNVILVIDEVHTLIGAGAAEGAIDAANILKPALARGELQCIGATTLDEYRKHIERDAALERRFQPVMVGEPSVEETIEILYGLRERYEKHHKLKISDEALEAAAKLSDRYISDRYLPDKAIDLIDEAGSRVRLINSQLPPAAKELDRELRQVLKEKDDAVRAQNFDKAGELRDREMELKAQIRAIAQQKKAEIANGEEETPVVTEEDIAHIVASWTGVPVSKLTESESEKLLHMEETLHQRVIGQDEAVKAISRAIRRARVGLKNPNRPIASFIFSGPTGVGKTELTKALAAYFFGSEEAMIRLDMSEYMERHTVSKLIGSPPGYVGYNEGGQLTEAVRRRPYTVVLFDEIEKAHPDVFNLLLQILEDGRLTDSKGRTVDFKNTLLIMTSNIGSKVIEKGAAGLGFEFGTEDAAESQYNRIRSLVNEELKQYFRPEFLNRLDEIIVFRQLTKDEVKQIADILLKEVFSRLTEKGITLEVTERFKERLIDEGYNPSYGARPLRRAIMRLLEDTLAEEMLSGRIREGDTALIDVDESGQVKIQAQPRRELLPQAVE, from the coding sequence ATGTTTGAACGCTTTACAGAAAAAGCCATTAAAGTCATCATGCTGGCACAGGAAGAGGCTCGCCGCCTCGGCCACAACTTTGTCGGTACCGAACAAATTCTCCTCGGACTGATTGGTGAAGGTACCGGTGTGGCCGCCAAGGTTCTACGTTCTATGGGCGTGAACCTCAAGGATGCCCGCATCGAAGTGGAAAAAATTATTGGCCGTGGATCTGGTTTTGTCGCGGTGGAGATTCCCTTTACCCCCCGTGCCAAGCGAGTGTTAGAACTCTCCCTTGAAGAAGCTCGTCAACTGGGTCACAACTACATTGGTACTGAACACCTCCTGCTGGGACTGATCCGCGAAGGGGAAGGGGTGGCCGCCCGCGTCCTTGAAAATTTGGGTGTTGATCTATCGAAAGTGCGCACCCAAGTCATTCGGATGCTGGGTGAAACCGCAGAAGTGACCGCTGGCGCTAGCCAAGGACGTACCAAAACGCCGACGCTGGACGAATTTGGTGTCAACCTCACCCAGCTGGCTATTGAGGGCAAGCTAGATCCCGTGGTGGGTCGGCAAAAAGAAATTGAGCGGGTGATTCAAATTCTGGGCCGTCGCACCAAAAATAACCCCGTGCTGATCGGTGAACCGGGGGTGGGTAAAACCGCGATTGCTGAAGGCCTGGCCCAGCGCATTGCCAACAAAGATGTTCCCGACATTCTTGAAGACAAGCGGGTGGTCACCCTCGATATCGGCCTCTTGGTGGCAGGCACGAAGTACCGGGGTGAATTTGAAGAGCGGCTGAAAAAGATCATGGATGAAATCCGCCAAGCCGGTAACGTGATCTTGGTGATTGACGAGGTGCACACGTTAATTGGGGCTGGGGCGGCGGAGGGTGCTATTGATGCAGCCAATATCCTCAAACCCGCCCTGGCTCGTGGGGAGTTGCAGTGCATTGGTGCCACTACTTTGGATGAGTACCGCAAACACATTGAGCGGGATGCCGCCTTGGAGCGGCGCTTCCAACCGGTGATGGTGGGTGAGCCCTCCGTTGAGGAAACCATTGAGATCCTCTACGGCCTGCGGGAACGCTATGAGAAGCACCACAAACTGAAAATTTCCGATGAAGCCCTTGAGGCGGCAGCGAAGCTGTCCGATCGCTACATTAGCGATCGCTATCTACCGGACAAGGCCATTGACCTCATTGACGAAGCAGGCTCACGGGTGCGCCTGATTAACTCGCAACTACCCCCTGCGGCCAAGGAACTGGATCGCGAATTGCGGCAAGTGCTCAAAGAAAAAGACGATGCCGTGCGGGCCCAAAACTTTGACAAAGCGGGTGAACTGCGCGATCGCGAGATGGAACTGAAAGCACAAATCCGTGCCATTGCCCAGCAGAAAAAAGCCGAAATCGCCAACGGTGAAGAGGAGACCCCCGTCGTCACCGAAGAGGACATTGCCCACATTGTCGCCTCGTGGACGGGTGTGCCCGTTAGCAAGCTCACCGAAAGCGAGTCGGAAAAACTGCTGCACATGGAGGAGACCTTGCACCAGCGGGTCATTGGCCAAGATGAAGCGGTGAAAGCGATCTCCCGCGCCATTCGCCGTGCCCGTGTCGGTCTCAAAAATCCCAATCGTCCCATTGCCAGCTTTATCTTCTCGGGGCCAACCGGTGTCGGTAAAACCGAGTTAACGAAAGCCTTGGCGGCCTACTTCTTTGGCTCGGAAGAGGCGATGATCCGCTTGGATATGTCCGAATACATGGAGCGGCATACCGTCTCCAAGCTCATCGGTTCGCCCCCCGGCTATGTTGGCTACAACGAGGGCGGTCAGCTCACCGAAGCCGTGCGGCGGCGTCCCTATACGGTGGTGCTCTTCGATGAAATCGAGAAAGCTCACCCCGATGTCTTTAACCTGCTACTGCAAATCCTTGAGGATGGCCGTCTTACTGACTCCAAGGGACGTACCGTTGACTTCAAGAATACCCTCTTGATCATGACCTCGAACATTGGCTCCAAGGTGATTGAGAAGGGGGCGGCGGGCCTTGGCTTTGAGTTTGGCACTGAGGATGCCGCCGAATCCCAATACAACCGCATTCGCTCCTTGGTGAATGAGGAACTGAAGCAATACTTCCGCCCTGAATTCCTCAACCGCCTTGATGAGATTATTGTCTTCCGTCAATTGACGAAGGACGAAGTCAAGCAAATTGCCGACATTCTCCTTAAGGAAGTGTTCTCGCGCCTCACAGAAAAAGGCATCACCTTGGAGGTGACCGAACGCTTCAAGGAACGGCTCATTGATGAGGGCTACAACCCCAGCTATGGAGCGCGGCCCCTGCGGCGGGCAATTATGCGCCTTTTGGAGGACACCTTGGCTGAGGAAATGCTCTCTGGCCGCATCCGCGAAGGCGACACTGCCCTCATTGATGTGGATGAATCCGGTCAAGTGAAGATCCAAGCTCAACCTCGGCGTGAGCTATTGCCCCAGGCGGTTGAGTAG
- a CDS encoding ATP-dependent helicase: MNLLPLSPTVSHLLSTLRPGQREISEWQGGMLAVSAVPGAGKSHGMAVGAAIAIAREKLHQQRQLVVVTYSRSAAANIKVRIRQYLREMGLPRNGFSVQTLHSLALKIATSHPTAGLRSRGENLMSEHEQRRLCVTCVKEWARSHPNLLERLIQGRDTSPLSNVEHEGRKSALLTDILVKLAQTVISSARSMALTPHDLRQLSQQLRSPGAAEAEPYPFLEIGADLLELYQHHLAQGEQIDYDEMILAAVRLLEGDRQYRHEWQQRVYAVFEDEAQDSTPLQSQLLHLLAADHTTGQVNFVRVGDPNQAINSTFTAADPLFFNEFCDKCAQQQAFYEMTQAGRSTPLIIRAANYLVRWANYALKDQEPPFREQFIDCVSPTGLESGANPAPWGQGVEIARPKTVVETVKHLAQRISQVLAAHPEASVAVLVRTNRQAEFVADVLRSPTDFNLDSDLCAQGIPLLDVAGIERRSQVPKELLDILYFLHCPYSPAAVKAALTVLQERKRIPPQNLDRLAAQPEVFLYPGPLDPPDEEPVLKARHYCHCLLNARLELSLFPLITYCAQELGYDAAELATVDRLIWELSQQEPTQLWERIYPRWQELVAADRFQAVEMEDLHSRLVRSGQVTIMTMHRAKGLDWDAVFVPFLEERTLPGQSWVAANAKFLSPEVDFIDVVRSQLRAYGHHQPLPNWQTASKKATAAKIAEEYRLLYVAMTRAKRLLWLAAAQQAPFNWQNFNWRGFDQLQLHDSPPCPFIKDLERQLKAHAAPTPGDR; encoded by the coding sequence ATGAACTTGTTGCCCCTCTCCCCGACGGTGAGTCACCTCCTAAGCACCCTACGTCCGGGTCAACGGGAAATCAGTGAATGGCAGGGGGGAATGCTGGCGGTGTCGGCAGTGCCGGGAGCGGGCAAATCCCACGGCATGGCGGTAGGGGCAGCGATCGCCATCGCTCGCGAAAAGCTCCATCAACAGCGGCAACTGGTGGTCGTCACCTACAGTCGTTCAGCTGCCGCCAATATCAAGGTGCGCATCCGCCAGTACCTACGAGAAATGGGGCTGCCCCGCAATGGTTTTAGTGTGCAGACGCTCCACAGTTTGGCCTTGAAAATTGCCACCAGTCACCCCACAGCGGGTCTGCGTTCGAGGGGTGAAAATTTAATGAGTGAGCATGAGCAGCGCCGCCTCTGTGTCACCTGTGTTAAGGAGTGGGCGCGATCGCACCCCAACCTCCTCGAGCGACTCATTCAAGGCCGCGATACCAGTCCCCTGAGCAACGTTGAACACGAGGGCCGCAAAAGTGCACTGTTGACCGACATTTTGGTGAAGTTGGCACAGACCGTTATTAGCAGTGCCCGCAGTATGGCTTTGACGCCCCATGATCTGCGGCAGTTGTCCCAGCAGTTGCGCTCCCCAGGGGCAGCCGAAGCGGAACCCTACCCTTTTTTAGAGATTGGTGCTGACCTTTTGGAACTGTACCAGCACCATCTGGCACAGGGGGAGCAAATTGACTACGATGAAATGATTTTGGCAGCCGTTCGACTTCTAGAGGGCGATCGCCAGTACCGCCACGAATGGCAACAGCGAGTGTATGCCGTCTTTGAGGATGAAGCGCAAGACTCGACCCCCCTGCAATCGCAGTTACTACACCTTCTAGCGGCAGACCACACCACCGGGCAAGTGAATTTTGTGCGGGTGGGGGATCCCAACCAAGCCATTAACTCCACTTTTACGGCAGCAGACCCTCTCTTCTTTAATGAATTCTGTGACAAATGTGCTCAGCAGCAGGCCTTTTATGAAATGACCCAAGCGGGGCGATCGACCCCTTTGATCATTCGCGCTGCTAACTATTTGGTGCGCTGGGCCAATTACGCCCTCAAAGATCAAGAACCCCCCTTCCGTGAGCAATTCATTGACTGTGTGTCGCCGACGGGTTTAGAATCGGGGGCCAACCCAGCCCCCTGGGGACAAGGGGTAGAAATTGCCCGACCAAAAACGGTTGTTGAGACGGTTAAACATCTGGCGCAGCGCATTTCTCAGGTGCTGGCGGCGCATCCAGAGGCTTCAGTGGCGGTGCTGGTGCGCACTAACCGCCAGGCTGAATTTGTTGCCGATGTCTTGCGATCGCCCACTGACTTCAACCTTGATAGTGACCTTTGTGCTCAAGGCATTCCACTGCTGGATGTGGCCGGCATCGAACGGCGATCGCAGGTGCCCAAGGAATTGCTGGACATTCTCTACTTTCTCCACTGCCCCTATTCTCCTGCAGCGGTCAAGGCAGCCCTAACGGTGCTTCAGGAGCGCAAACGCATTCCACCCCAAAATTTGGATCGCTTGGCGGCTCAGCCGGAGGTCTTCCTCTACCCCGGGCCTTTAGACCCCCCTGACGAAGAACCGGTGCTCAAGGCACGCCACTACTGCCACTGTCTCCTCAACGCCCGCCTAGAGCTGTCTCTATTTCCCTTGATCACCTACTGCGCTCAGGAATTGGGCTATGACGCCGCTGAATTGGCCACTGTTGATCGCCTGATCTGGGAATTGAGCCAGCAGGAACCGACGCAACTGTGGGAGCGTATCTATCCCCGTTGGCAAGAATTGGTGGCCGCGGATCGCTTTCAAGCGGTGGAGATGGAAGATCTCCATAGCCGCCTAGTGCGATCGGGCCAGGTGACCATTATGACGATGCATCGCGCCAAGGGCCTAGATTGGGATGCGGTTTTTGTCCCCTTTTTGGAGGAAAGAACCCTCCCCGGTCAGAGTTGGGTTGCTGCCAATGCTAAGTTCCTCAGTCCTGAGGTGGATTTTATAGACGTGGTGCGATCGCAACTGCGGGCCTATGGCCATCACCAGCCCCTGCCCAACTGGCAAACGGCCTCCAAAAAAGCCACAGCCGCCAAAATCGCCGAGGAATATCGCCTACTCTACGTCGCCATGACCCGTGCCAAGCGCCTCCTGTGGCTAGCGGCTGCCCAGCAAGCTCCCTTTAACTGGCAAAACTTTAATTGGCGAGGGTTTGATCAACTGCAACTGCACGACAGTCCCCCTTGTCCTTTTATCAAAGACCTTGAGAGACAGTTAAAGGCCCATGCAGCACCTACTCCCGGCGATCGCTAA
- a CDS encoding DUF4278 domain-containing protein, producing the protein MQLIYRGAKYKTSEQHIPLVESGAKGLYRGAPWVGHKPAETVPQPNHVLCWRGVTYQTNGQPVATTAPRVSAAPSVVPQRKRDSWVEAHRRAILETLERRLQVARSQGNQELISLLEEEWQQFA; encoded by the coding sequence ATGCAACTAATCTATCGCGGCGCTAAATACAAAACTTCGGAGCAGCACATTCCCCTCGTTGAATCGGGAGCCAAGGGTCTCTACCGCGGCGCCCCATGGGTGGGGCACAAGCCGGCTGAAACGGTTCCTCAACCCAATCATGTTCTCTGCTGGCGGGGGGTCACCTACCAAACCAACGGGCAGCCAGTGGCCACAACGGCTCCCAGGGTGAGTGCTGCCCCTTCTGTCGTGCCCCAGCGTAAGCGCGACTCCTGGGTCGAAGCCCATCGCCGCGCGATTCTCGAAACGCTGGAGCGGCGGCTGCAAGTGGCCCGCAGTCAGGGCAACCAGGAGCTCATCAGTCTGCTAGAAGAAGAGTGGCAGCAATTTGCCTAA
- a CDS encoding DUF3110 domain-containing protein yields the protein MRVYVLLYNPGTENEGIHSLQLGDRNLILMFESEDDANRYAMLLEAQDFHAPSVVAIDAKEVEDFCESSGYSCHLVPEGFVPTNEAERLFLAPPERNVEETDWERENRVPPAAESEFSESELNRLRQQFEKLL from the coding sequence ATGCGCGTTTACGTGTTGCTCTATAACCCGGGAACTGAAAATGAGGGCATTCACTCTCTGCAACTGGGCGATCGCAACCTTATTCTGATGTTTGAAAGCGAAGACGATGCCAATCGCTACGCCATGCTCCTAGAGGCCCAGGATTTTCATGCCCCCAGCGTCGTTGCCATTGATGCCAAGGAAGTTGAGGACTTTTGTGAATCCTCAGGCTATAGCTGTCACTTGGTTCCCGAGGGATTTGTGCCAACAAATGAGGCTGAGCGTCTCTTTTTGGCGCCCCCCGAACGCAATGTTGAAGAAACCGACTGGGAACGGGAAAATCGCGTGCCGCCCGCTGCGGAGAGTGAGTTCTCCGAAAGTGAGCTAAATCGTCTGCGCCAACAATTTGAAAAGCTCCTATAG
- a CDS encoding HAD family hydrolase has translation MANSSEFFAVDPSQRALIFDMDGVICHTMPYHLEAWCIYVDRTPELRQHINLEHLRHMGGKRNAELLPELLGRSLSAAEIERWGAGKEAVFRELLAPHLELLPGLLPFLKSAKEKGYRLGLGTSACAANVELVLSCEGVGHFFDTVVMEQDVQRGKPDPECYLLVAERLQVVPQYCLVFEDAVAGVMAAVQAGMLCWGVLTTQSAMTLQAAGAEVCIEDFTDPRLQRLLS, from the coding sequence ATGGCTAATTCTTCTGAGTTTTTTGCCGTTGACCCCTCCCAGCGTGCCCTGATTTTCGACATGGATGGGGTCATCTGCCATACGATGCCCTATCACCTGGAAGCTTGGTGCATCTATGTCGATCGCACCCCTGAACTGCGGCAGCACATCAACTTGGAGCACCTGCGGCACATGGGGGGCAAACGCAACGCAGAACTCCTGCCGGAACTTTTAGGGCGATCGCTGAGCGCAGCGGAAATAGAGCGTTGGGGCGCGGGCAAAGAGGCGGTTTTTCGGGAACTGCTGGCACCCCATTTGGAACTGTTACCGGGGTTATTGCCCTTTCTCAAAAGTGCCAAGGAAAAAGGCTATCGCTTGGGCTTAGGCACCTCCGCCTGTGCCGCCAATGTGGAACTAGTGCTCTCCTGTGAAGGGGTGGGTCACTTTTTCGATACGGTGGTGATGGAGCAGGATGTGCAGCGGGGCAAGCCCGATCCAGAATGCTATCTACTAGTGGCGGAGCGGTTACAGGTGGTGCCGCAGTATTGTCTTGTCTTTGAGGATGCCGTGGCGGGGGTTATGGCAGCGGTGCAGGCAGGAATGCTCTGCTGGGGAGTGTTGACAACCCAATCGGCAATGACCCTTCAAGCCGCAGGGGCAGAGGTCTGTATTGAGGACTTTACCGATCCACGCCTTCAACGGCTATTGTCCTAG